The Arvicanthis niloticus isolate mArvNil1 chromosome 2, mArvNil1.pat.X, whole genome shotgun sequence genome includes a window with the following:
- the Ghrh gene encoding somatoliberin yields the protein MPLWVFFVILTLTSGSHCSPPPSRMQRHADAIFSSNYRRLLSQIYARKAIHDIMNRQQGERNEEQRTRFSRRVDNVWAEDKQLTLESILQGFRRMKPSAEA from the exons ATGCCACTCTGGGTGTTCTTTGTGATCCTTACCCTCACCAGTGGCTCCCACTGCTCACCGCCCCCCTCCAG GATGCAGCGACATGCAGATGCCATCTTCTCCAGCAACTACAGGAGACTCCTGAGCCAGATATACGCCCGCAAGGCGATCCATGACATCATGAACAGGCAGCAAGG GGAGAGGAACGAGGAACAAAGAACCAGGTTCAGCCGCCGGGTGGACAATGTGTGGGCAGAGGACAAGCAGTTGACCCTGGAGAGCATCTTG CAGGGATTCCGAAGGATGAAGCCTTCAGCGGAGGCTTGA